aagtgaAATAGTTTGAACTAAAATGACtaactaaattaaaactcatgTTTGACAATCACTCAGGGTCAATTTCAAACCTAGATACTCAAAATCAAAAGTCTATGTCTTTACCAATTATGCAAAGCTTTCATtagcttaaatttaaaaaattattattattaaacccAAGTTCTAAATCTAAACTAGTCTGATAATCATATTTAtcattcctaaaaataaaagaattattttaaaaaatttaatattattaaatattttatgaataattttatgtataataatatattttattattgattaaaTTTGGGTGTTTACTATAAGATACATGGAAAATTAGATTTTATTATAGGATGGATGGATTTgttgtatattttaattaaattgcttttatttatttttaaaatttttatcatattttaaagataatatgattaatgttatgaaaGCAGTAATACAAACGACAAGGCATAGGAGAACACAAGAGaaagaacatatttttattttaagtataaatgaaataaaacccTAGTCTTAAGATATATCAAACTTATCATCCGCATATAACATGCTGGTCAATCAATCATCTCACTCCATCCAGAGATCATAGATGGCAGACCTGGGACTCTAGTCATTGAATCCTTCGTGGTGGATGTGCCCGAGGGAAACACAAAGGATGAGACATGCTACTTTGTTGAAGCTTTGATCAAGTGCAATCTCAAATCTCTTGCAAAAGTTTCAGAAGGGCTAGCAGTGCAGGACCGGACAAAACCCATTGATCTTTGAAAGTCAGGGAGCTGACAGTTATAAGGTGGTGGCCATAGTTGCCATGGATGAAGCTTCGGGGCTTTCGTATCTTCGGAGGCTTGAGCGATGGACTGGCAATTGTTGGTCTTCCATCTGCTAGATACATTCACACTGCATTCCATCCATTTGTTATTGGTCTCTCCTTTGATTTTAACATTATGTGCTGGATTCCCTTTCTCTACTTGGTCAAAAAccacaaatattataaaagttTCTTCAGTCGAACAAAAAGGGGAGTGGTTGCAGTTCAGCAGAaccaaaattttgttattttgggtatgtAATGGATCGTCTATAATTGAGTTCAAAAGAGTTGGTTTTGGGGGGGGTTTGTCATGAGGGTTGTAGCTTTTAGTTGCGGATTTGGTCGAAGTTTAGTGGAAAATGCTATCGATACAGACAGTTTATTTGCTTCCTGCAGGCATTCCCGTTGTGTCATAAAATGGCGTAAGATCACTCTCTTTAATGCTGTCCCTGCATCTCGGCTTTAGGGTGAACAGAGGCGATCAACTAGACATATGAAGCTCGTAAGTTATTTGGATTCGGTTTTACAAGAATTGAATTGGCTgcgttcatttttatttttgaaaggaCAAGGATAAACGTTTATTAATGAATGAAAGCCCCAaggttactatgagataaattaTTGTATCACCAAAGCGACTAAACACATAGACATAGCAATACTGACCAAACTAAGCGGCGGTTTTGCTAGCAGGTTTGCATCTGTATTATTGATTTGGCATTTTTATCTTGATTTTGATGATAtcaacttaataataaaatattcataacattaTTCTTTAGATGTCCattatggaaaaaaaaattcctaatgAAGGAAGAAAAATACACATACCTATAATATGTATAACATGTTGTCTCATTAAAAACTATATTAGGAAATCTCgattaattatacataaattcaaatcaattcatataaatatttatacaacTATATTGAATAATTTCTCAAGAATTTTTGTATGCTTccagcattctaaatccttcaagtattttaatataaacttctaCTATAAAGTGATTCATATAGAAATTTATAACAAAAGTTATTAGACGCATATCAAATCTTTCATGAAGTGCCAAACTAATAATATACTAAggtttataattttgaaaaaatatattttttctcttctattttctattattatttaaaatttttcacttCACCAAACAATGAATCCGAAAGCAAATTTGATGTACCAAAACTAAACATATATGAAATAGAGCATACTACAATAAGTAACATGTCAAGTACTGGATTTGGAAAGCTTCAATAGAAAGGAAGCATTTTTCTTTTACAGAGTACCTTGAAGCAGGAGGTAGAAGAAACATAATTACAAGCATAACAGATTGATTAGATCCGGGAAGGGATCATAGGGATGTTGTTCTGCAGGTACGCGCAGGCGGCAGCAACTCCACTGCCCAGCTTAACCGGATATCCGACATCTTTGAGTATCATCTCCACACCGGCTAGACAACCCAACAATTGCAACTGAAATAGATCAAAGCAAAAAAATACGGAACATTTGCTTTAGTAATTGCTTCTAACAAGTTGCTATTTAATTTTATCAAGTGAAAATATATGGTAATCAAGAGATTAAAAGGAAAGGAGCAATACTTGATTCAGGAATTACCTCATTTAGGTTTCCAAGATGTCCAATTCTGAATACCTTTCCGGCCACTTTGTTGAGGCCCAGACCTAAGCTCATATTGTATCTCTTccatgccctttttactatttcTGCACTATCAATATAAGGGGGAACAAGGACAGCAGTCACAGTGTCACTGTACCATTCCTCCTTTTGTGTGCAGTTCTTCAAGCCCCATGCCTCCACAGCAAGCCTGTTTTTTATAATGTGCACCCAACAAAAAATCAATGTCGGTTATGGCTTTGACCTCGTGAACTTGAGAcatagaggaaagaaaagaatggCTCACCTTGTTGCTTTGCCCATACGGGTATGCCTTGCAATCACATTGCCGAGTCCTTCCTCGAATATAAGATCAAGAGCGGCTCTTAGCCCATACAATAGCTGGATTGAAGGGGTGTATGGCCAAAATGTTCCCAGTTTGTAGAACTTGAGGTAGTCATTCCAGTCGAAGAAAACTCTAACTGATTTTGCACTTTTGGATGCCTCCAAAGCTTTGGGGCTTGCACAAACAATACCCAGTCCTGTGGGAAGAGAAAGTGCCTTCTGAGAACCGGTTAGTGCGACGTCTACTCCCCACTCATCCATACGAAAATCAAGGGCACAAATAGAGGAAACTCCATCAACAAGAAGTAATGCTGGGTGCCTATAATGATCTAAGAAGAAACAATAACTATGTTTAGAAGTTGAATACACATAGCTTCGATCATAAGTATTtgacaatctttttttttttcattcatttgaGCTTTGTATCAGCTTTCACTACAATAAAAGACAACAGCTCCAACACCAGTTGAATACACATCCACTACTTACCAAGTAATTTTCTCACAGTAGCCAGGTTGTTGGTGACTCCGGTTGCAGTCTCATTGTGAACAATGCAAATGGCCTTGATTGTGTGGGAGTGATCAGCTGCAAGTTTTTCTGCCAGAATGTCAAGGTTAGCACCTTGACCCCACTCACTTTCAACAACGTCGACGTTGAAGTTGAGGCGTTGTTGTTGATCAATCCACAGCAGACTGAATTGTCCAATTAGAAAAGATACAGTTCG
The genomic region above belongs to Gossypium hirsutum isolate 1008001.06 chromosome D05, Gossypium_hirsutum_v2.1, whole genome shotgun sequence and contains:
- the LOC107906707 gene encoding serine--glyoxylate aminotransferase; the encoded protein is MDYVYGPGKNHLFVPGPVNIPEPVLRAMNRNNEDYRSPAIPAMTKNLLEDVKKIFKTSTGTPFLIPTTGTGAWESALTNTLSPGDRTVSFLIGQFSLLWIDQQQRLNFNVDVVESEWGQGANLDILAEKLAADHSHTIKAICIVHNETATGVTNNLATVRKLLDHYRHPALLLVDGVSSICALDFRMDEWGVDVALTGSQKALSLPTGLGIVCASPKALEASKSAKSVRVFFDWNDYLKFYKLGTFWPYTPSIQLLYGLRAALDLIFEEGLGNVIARHTRMGKATRLAVEAWGLKNCTQKEEWYSDTVTAVLVPPYIDSAEIVKRAWKRYNMSLGLGLNKVAGKVFRIGHLGNLNELQLLGCLAGVEMILKDVGYPVKLGSGVAAACAYLQNNIPMIPSRI